A stretch of DNA from Acidovorax carolinensis:
GCCCAGCAGCGCGATCAGAAAGCCGCCGATGATGGCCGTCCACAGCCCCGCCTCGGGCTTGAGCCCGCTGGCGATGGCAAAGGCCATGGCCAGCGGCAGCGCCACGATGCCCACCGTGACACCCGCGCCCACATCGGCCAGCCAGCGGCTGCGGCTGTAGCCGCGCAGCGCATCCAGCAGGCGGGGGCGGAAGGCAAACGAAAAACGCATGGATGGATGGAGTGGATGCGGGTGAAGAACGAAAAAGGCCCGGGCCGGTGCGCCAGTGTAGTGAGCCAGTGACGAAGTGCAACCGTGGCGGCCGCGACCCGATCGCCTGCCGTCCATTTCGACGCTATTTTTCTAATAGCTGATGGCGCTTGATTGGCAAGCGCTACAGGCCGATATGATTGAAAATCGTGCGGCGGGCCCCGTGGGCGCAGCGGTCAGCCGCCCCGCCGCCTGGCGCGTTGCTTGCTTGCCTCCACCCCCATGAATCCACCCATGCCTGTCGCCTCCACCCCGCCACCCTCCTTGCGCCACGGCCGGTTTGAAGATGTGCAGGCGCTGTTTGCCGGCACCTTGTTTGTGGCCATGGCGCTCATGCTGTTCAACCAGGCGGGCCTGCTGGTGGGGGGCACGGCGGGCGTGGCGTTCTTGCTGCACTACGTCACGGGCATCTCGTTCGGCAAGCTGTTTTTTGTAGTGAACCTGCCGTTTTACTGGTTCGCCTGGACGCGCATGGGGCGCGAGTTCACGATCAAGACCTTTGTCTGCGTGGCGCTGCTGTCGCTGCTGACCGAGCTGTTCCCGCATGTGATGCATGTGGACTACCTGAACCCGTTGTTCGCCTCGTTGCTGGGCGGCTTGCTGCTGGGCACGGGTTGCCTGTTTCTGGCGCGGCACCGCTCCAGCCTGGGCGGAGCCACGGTGGTGTCGCTGTACCTGCAAAGCCGCTATGGCATGCGGGCCGGCAAGGTGCAGATGATCATTGACGGCACGGTGGTGCTGCTGGCGCTGTTCATCGTGCCGGTGGAGCGCGTGGCGTATTCGGTGCTGGCCGTGCTGGTGATGAGCGGATTTCTGTGGATCAGCCACCGGCCAGGGCGCTACACGGCAGAGTGAGCGGGCGGGCTGTCGAGAGGTTTGCAACCACCAAAAAGAAAGGCCCCGAAGGGCCTTTGCATGGTCGCTGCGTGCGTGACAACGTTCAGCGCACGCGCATGCCCGGCGTGGCACCCGGCCAGGGGTTGAGCACGTAGATGCCGGGGTTGGCCTTTTCGTCGCCATGGCTGGCGGCCAGCACCATGCCTTCGCTTACGCCAAACTTCATCTTGCGCGGCGCCAGGTTGGCCACCATCACGGTGTGCTTGCCGATCAGGTCGGCGGGCTGGTAGGCGCTGGCGATGCCGCTGAACACGTTGCGGGTTTTGCCCTCGCCCACATCCAGCGTCAGACGCAGCAGCTTGGTCGAGCCTTCCACGGCCTCGCAGTTCACGATCAGCGCAATGCGCAGGTCGATCTTGGTGAAGTCGTCGATGGTGATGGTGGGGGCCAGTTCCTCGCCGCCGGGTGCCGCGTTTTCTGCAGCTGCTTGCGCTGATTCTGCCTGGGCTGGGGGCTCAAACAATGCTTCAAGCTGTTTGGCATCCACGCGCTGCATCAGGTGCTTGTATTCACCGATCACATGGCCCTTGCCGAGCATGGTGGTGGCGTCGGCAAACGTGAAGGGCTGCACCTTCAGGAAAGCCTCGACCTGCGCGGCCAGCGCCGGCAGCACCGGCTTGAGCAAGATGGTGAGCAGGCGGAACGCCTCGATGCAGGTGGTGCACACGTCCTGCAGGCGGCCTTCCATGCCGTCCTGCTTGGCCAGTTCCCAGGGCTTGTTCTGGTCCACGTAGGCGTTCACGCGGTCGGTCAGCAGCATGGTCTCGCGCAGGGCCTTGCCGTATTCGCGCTCGGCCAGCAGTTCGATGATGGAGGGCGCCACGGTGCGCAGGTGGTCCAGCAGCGCGTCGCCATCGGCCGACACTTCGCCCAGTGCGCCACCAAAGCGCTTGGCGATGAAGCCCGCCGCGCGCGAGGCGATGTTGATGTATTTGCCAATCAGGTCGCTGTTGACGCGGGCCATGAAGTCATCGGCGTTGAAGTCGATGTCCTCGTTGCGGCTGCTGAGCTTGGTGGCCAGGTAGTAGCGCAGCCACTCGGCGTTCATGGAGAGGCCCAGGTACTTGAGCGGGTCCAGGCCCGTGCCGCGGCTCTTGCTCATCTTCTCGCCGTTGTTTACCGTGAGGAAGCCGTGCACGAACACCGAATCGGGCACCTTGCGGCCGCTGAACTTCAGCGTGGCGGGCCAGAACAGCGTGTGGAAGGTGACGATGTCCTTGCCGATGA
This window harbors:
- the metG gene encoding methionine--tRNA ligase produces the protein MSSARKLFVTTALPYANGNFHIGHIMEYIQADIWVRTQRLLGNAVNFVGADDTHGAPIMIAAEKAGKTPQQFVADIAAGRKQYLDGFHIEFDNWHSTDAPENHQLAQDIYRDLKANGLIETRTIEQFFDPEKNMFLPDRFIKGECPKCHAKDQYGDNCEVCGAVYAPTDLINPYSALSGAKPLLKSSEHFFFKLSDPRCVAFLEDWTQNGRLQPEVANKVREWFTVRTNPDGSTSEGLGDWDISRDAPYFGIEMPDAPGKYFYVWLDAPIGYLASLKNLLDKRGEDYEAYMADPQLEQYHFIGKDIVTFHTLFWPATLKFSGRKVPDSVFVHGFLTVNNGEKMSKSRGTGLDPLKYLGLSMNAEWLRYYLATKLSSRNEDIDFNADDFMARVNSDLIGKYINIASRAAGFIAKRFGGALGEVSADGDALLDHLRTVAPSIIELLAEREYGKALRETMLLTDRVNAYVDQNKPWELAKQDGMEGRLQDVCTTCIEAFRLLTILLKPVLPALAAQVEAFLKVQPFTFADATTMLGKGHVIGEYKHLMQRVDAKQLEALFEPPAQAESAQAAAENAAPGGEELAPTITIDDFTKIDLRIALIVNCEAVEGSTKLLRLTLDVGEGKTRNVFSGIASAYQPADLIGKHTVMVANLAPRKMKFGVSEGMVLAASHGDEKANPGIYVLNPWPGATPGMRVR
- a CDS encoding YitT family protein, whose product is MPVASTPPPSLRHGRFEDVQALFAGTLFVAMALMLFNQAGLLVGGTAGVAFLLHYVTGISFGKLFFVVNLPFYWFAWTRMGREFTIKTFVCVALLSLLTELFPHVMHVDYLNPLFASLLGGLLLGTGCLFLARHRSSLGGATVVSLYLQSRYGMRAGKVQMIIDGTVVLLALFIVPVERVAYSVLAVLVMSGFLWISHRPGRYTAE